From one Novipirellula galeiformis genomic stretch:
- a CDS encoding transposase: MGERQDTLFEPDFNRPIEVQAACQRLTSNADVILLRDANHRLGLTDGIAKGISDPRRPDRIRYAIDELIRDRVFAMAIGCSA; encoded by the coding sequence ATGGGCGAACGACAAGATACTCTTTTTGAACCAGATTTCAATCGTCCCATCGAGGTCCAGGCAGCTTGCCAACGGCTCACCTCCAATGCTGATGTGATTCTACTTCGTGACGCTAATCACAGACTCGGGTTGACCGACGGCATCGCTAAAGGAATCAGCGATCCGAGGCGTCCTGATCGCATTCGATATGCAATTGATGAACTTATTCGCGACCGAGTCTTCGCGATGGCCATCGGATGTTCGGCTTAA
- a CDS encoding HpcH/HpaI aldolase family protein has product MRTSKTLAKIRSGEIIRTCVMGHYIPAYVCHAARAGYDCIWVDLEHRAMTSREVEALLAFSHLYDIDIMLRPPTLGKTRLSRYLEDGAAGLMIPHVSTVDKAKMLVDAVKFPPLGDRGLDNAGLDADFHIHDADEYVAWANRETFLCVQIETPEGVRNADAIAAVEGVDMIFVGPGDLGLRLRQSGEMTLDEAWEIIATACRKHNKAFGGPVVADGEMQKRKDQGAKLLVNSSEFHGWSTSLSQDSLKFDALR; this is encoded by the coding sequence ATGAGAACAAGCAAAACACTTGCGAAAATACGCAGCGGTGAGATCATTCGCACGTGCGTCATGGGACATTACATTCCAGCCTATGTCTGCCACGCAGCACGAGCGGGATACGACTGCATCTGGGTCGACCTGGAACACCGAGCGATGACGAGTCGCGAAGTGGAAGCCTTGCTCGCATTCTCGCATCTGTACGACATCGACATCATGCTCCGTCCTCCCACATTGGGGAAAACGCGACTGTCTCGTTATCTCGAGGACGGTGCTGCGGGGCTGATGATTCCGCATGTATCAACGGTGGACAAAGCCAAGATGTTGGTGGATGCCGTCAAGTTTCCTCCGCTAGGAGATCGCGGACTGGACAATGCTGGATTGGACGCCGACTTCCATATCCATGACGCCGATGAGTACGTTGCCTGGGCGAACCGCGAAACGTTTTTGTGTGTGCAAATCGAAACGCCAGAAGGCGTTCGCAATGCGGACGCCATTGCGGCTGTTGAAGGTGTCGACATGATTTTTGTCGGTCCAGGAGACCTTGGACTTCGACTTCGTCAGAGCGGAGAGATGACGCTCGACGAAGCATGGGAGATCATTGCCACGGCGTGTCGCAAACACAACAAGGCATTTGGTGGCCCGGTGGTCGCTGATGGCGAGATGCAGAAAAGAAAAGACCAGGGTGCGAAGCTGCTGGTCAACAGCAGCGAATTCCATGGTTGGTCCACCTCCCTATCACAAGACAGTCTGAAATTTGATGCCCTCCGATGA
- a CDS encoding DUF1559 domain-containing protein — MNDLLPQRSRAQHSRGFTLVELLVVIAIIGVLVGLLLPAVQAAREAARRMQCSNNFKQVGLAMHNYHDSHLKFPMGAGITGGCSGETGRHIFSWGVHILPYLEQASLYDNVIFESSGDVVNLAANYTTDNFLTPVEAYLCPSNPQGDKLVNSGFSAALNGIGMPRTDMAGVADSRSWKCFYSSGTEGVRPTPSGDGVLYAFSKTKFRDIIDGTSNTLMVGEITGDPRTATGNANLNGTSYTVYDVYDTSAGINGPFTVPGGGPYAFRPQGFSSFHPGGCHFLFSDGSVHFLSENMDSGILAALTTRLNGETIGEF, encoded by the coding sequence ATGAACGACCTCCTCCCTCAACGCTCCAGAGCGCAGCACTCGCGCGGCTTTACCCTCGTTGAATTACTTGTCGTCATCGCCATCATCGGAGTGTTGGTGGGACTGCTGTTGCCGGCCGTGCAAGCGGCACGCGAAGCGGCACGGCGGATGCAATGCTCGAATAATTTCAAGCAAGTGGGACTGGCCATGCACAATTACCACGACTCACATCTTAAGTTTCCGATGGGCGCCGGAATTACGGGTGGGTGCAGCGGAGAAACCGGGCGTCACATTTTTTCATGGGGTGTTCACATCCTGCCTTACCTGGAACAGGCGAGCCTCTACGATAACGTAATCTTTGAAAGCTCCGGGGATGTGGTCAATCTGGCAGCCAATTACACCACGGACAATTTTTTAACGCCTGTAGAGGCGTACCTTTGTCCCAGCAATCCCCAGGGTGACAAATTGGTCAATTCCGGGTTCAGTGCCGCCTTGAATGGAATCGGAATGCCGCGCACGGACATGGCGGGCGTGGCCGACTCTCGCAGTTGGAAATGTTTTTATTCCTCGGGTACCGAGGGTGTGCGACCGACGCCTTCAGGAGATGGCGTTTTGTATGCATTCTCAAAAACAAAGTTTCGCGACATCATCGATGGAACGTCGAACACATTGATGGTGGGAGAAATCACAGGAGACCCCCGGACCGCAACCGGCAATGCAAACTTGAACGGCACTTCCTACACGGTATACGACGTTTACGACACATCGGCCGGTATCAATGGACCTTTTACGGTTCCAGGCGGTGGCCCCTATGCGTTCCGACCCCAGGGATTTTCCAGCTTTCACCCAGGTGGGTGTCACTTCCTCTTCTCTGACGGCTCCGTTCACTTCCTGTCGGAAAACATGGACTCGGGAATTCTCGCAGCACTGACAACACGCTTGAATGGCGAAACGATCGGTGAATTTTAA
- a CDS encoding DUF1559 domain-containing protein — protein sequence MNHIHPQRYHLLPQRSGVQHSRGFTLVELLVVIAIIGVLVGLLLPAVQAAREAARRMQCSNNFKQVGLAMHNYHDSHRVFPMGAGITGGCSGETGRHIFSWGVHILPYLEQASLYDNVIFENSAEVVNLAANYTTDNFLTPVEAYLCPSNPQGDKLVNSGFGASLNGVGMPRTDMAGVADSRSWKCFYSSGTEGVRPTSTGDGVLYAFSKTKFRDIIDGTSNTLMVGEITGDIRTATGFSTLNGTSYTVYDVYDTSAGINGPFTVPGGGTFAFRPQGFSSFHPGGGHFLFSDGSVHFLSENMDSGILSALTTRLGGETVGEY from the coding sequence ATGAACCACATCCACCCTCAACGTTACCACCTCCTCCCTCAACGTTCCGGAGTCCAGCACTCACGCGGCTTTACCCTCGTTGAATTACTTGTCGTCATCGCCATCATCGGAGTGTTGGTGGGATTGCTGTTGCCGGCCGTGCAAGCGGCACGCGAAGCGGCGCGACGGATGCAATGCTCGAATAATTTCAAGCAAGTGGGATTGGCTATGCACAATTACCACGACTCACATCGTGTGTTTCCGATGGGTGCCGGAATCACGGGTGGGTGCAGCGGAGAAACCGGACGCCACATTTTCTCGTGGGGGGTCCACATCCTTCCCTACCTGGAGCAGGCGAGCCTCTACGACAACGTGATCTTTGAAAATTCAGCGGAAGTGGTCAACTTGGCTGCCAATTACACCACGGACAATTTCCTAACGCCTGTAGAGGCTTATCTTTGTCCCAGCAATCCACAGGGCGACAAACTGGTCAATTCCGGGTTCGGTGCCTCGCTAAACGGAGTTGGGATGCCACGCACGGACATGGCGGGCGTAGCCGATTCTCGCAGCTGGAAATGTTTTTATTCCTCGGGTACCGAGGGTGTGCGACCGACGTCTACTGGAGATGGCGTTTTGTATGCATTCTCAAAAACAAAGTTTCGCGACATCATCGATGGAACGTCGAACACGTTGATGGTGGGAGAAATCACTGGAGACATCCGAACCGCAACCGGTTTTTCAACCTTGAACGGAACCTCGTACACGGTATATGACGTTTACGACACATCGGCCGGAATCAATGGCCCCTTTACGGTTCCAGGCGGTGGCACCTTTGCGTTCCGCCCCCAGGGATTCTCCAGCTTTCATCCAGGTGGGGGACACTTCCTCTTCTCTGACGGCTCTGTTCACTTCCTGTCGGAAAACATGGACTCGGGAATTCTCTCAGCACTGACGACACGCTTAGGTGGCGAAACGGTCGGCGAATACTAA
- a CDS encoding SDR family NAD(P)-dependent oxidoreductase, producing the protein MPSDEPMRLNSKRALVTGAGKGIGRGCALELARAGADLILNDRPGSQELAQTADDIRALGRQCWTVEADVFSPDGCAALIQSAIQQAGEIDILISNPAYGKRDRFLDFSTSEFDKVIDATFKSGFHIAQAMARHRVELGGGGKILFITSVVAEMPFEECSPYSAAKAALNQLTQCIAVELFSHRINVNAIEPGWIDTPNERVTFSDDVIDSSGASLPWGRLGTPADIGRAATFLVSDAADYITGTVLPVDGGFRFKDMRSVSQLAPKKAT; encoded by the coding sequence ATGCCCTCCGATGAACCCATGCGTCTGAATTCCAAACGGGCACTCGTCACGGGGGCTGGTAAAGGCATCGGTCGAGGCTGTGCCCTTGAGCTGGCGCGGGCGGGTGCTGACCTGATTCTCAATGATCGCCCGGGCAGTCAAGAGCTCGCACAGACGGCTGACGACATTCGCGCACTGGGGCGCCAGTGCTGGACTGTAGAGGCCGACGTGTTTTCACCTGACGGCTGCGCCGCGCTGATCCAATCAGCGATTCAGCAGGCTGGTGAAATCGATATTCTGATCAGCAATCCGGCCTACGGAAAACGAGATCGCTTTCTGGATTTTTCGACAAGCGAGTTCGACAAGGTAATCGACGCCACGTTCAAGTCTGGCTTTCACATCGCCCAAGCGATGGCCCGCCATCGCGTTGAACTTGGGGGCGGCGGCAAGATCTTGTTCATTACCAGCGTTGTGGCGGAGATGCCGTTTGAAGAGTGTTCACCTTACAGCGCCGCCAAAGCAGCGTTGAATCAACTCACACAGTGCATTGCCGTGGAGTTATTCTCACACCGAATCAATGTCAACGCAATCGAACCGGGCTGGATCGACACGCCAAACGAACGCGTGACCTTCTCCGATGACGTCATCGACTCGAGCGGCGCTAGCCTGCCTTGGGGTCGACTCGGCACGCCAGCTGATATTGGTAGAGCAGCGACGTTTTTAGTATCCGATGCTGCGGACTACATCACCGGCACCGTGCTTCCTGTTGACGGCGGATTTCGATTCAAGGACATGCGCAGTGTTTCTCAATTGGCACCCAAAAAAGCGACATGA
- a CDS encoding exo-alpha-sialidase: MNTLVYPLLISITLLSVNLSAAERTPISLDEPTRQRCLEILRSGLRSDEFWPSIHAAEGLTLAGYGDEVRDYLTDKLAAEKDDQRRCGIARELVRAGDKARTTVMLDILAGDDPYGHVHAAESLYKVVEIGDGVALRKAFATTDDMRILKLMAAAALGRCGNPDAMQFLRDSLNSEDLDVLRIAVWILGRIGNAADIPQIKAQLPRCDDAIQKAYVHHSLAALGDAEGLRALAANLHAPDPAVRTYAATFAGDAWATGVVDSLKQLLDDENADTSYRAAQSLLVLSGPVPEPSDADVSTLVYQAKPEHPRYTEGSIVALNDGSLLFAVTEFHGSGSDFAQAHVVARQSTDGGRTWSASRVLQPNTGGMNVMSVTLRRLADGSIGMVYLQKNSHSELTPYLRISTDEGATFGEPVKVSTAAGYHVVNNDRITALSTGRLLLPAASTPDVATNNHFQSHCFLSDDGGKTWRDSKGKVDADKRGAMEPEVIELKDGRIMMLVRTQLGYPGKAYSEDGGDTWGPMTSLGIQGPEAPTTLRRIPSTGDLLLIWNNTYAPGAGHGGKRTPLTAAISRDEGETWTVVGNLESDSSRTFSYISLIFVGDRAVMSYWDQGKGGYSCRFRSLPVTWFYR, from the coding sequence ATGAACACACTTGTATATCCGTTATTGATCAGTATCACATTGTTGTCAGTCAACCTATCGGCAGCCGAGCGGACGCCGATCTCGTTGGACGAGCCGACGCGTCAGCGGTGTCTAGAGATTTTGCGATCTGGGCTACGCAGCGACGAGTTCTGGCCGTCGATTCATGCAGCCGAGGGGCTGACGCTGGCCGGCTACGGCGACGAAGTCCGCGATTACCTGACTGATAAACTGGCGGCAGAAAAAGACGATCAACGGCGCTGTGGGATCGCTCGCGAACTCGTTCGTGCCGGTGACAAAGCTCGCACCACGGTGATGTTGGACATACTGGCTGGCGACGATCCCTACGGTCACGTTCACGCAGCCGAGAGCCTCTACAAAGTAGTCGAGATTGGTGACGGTGTGGCCCTGCGAAAGGCGTTCGCAACTACCGATGATATGCGAATACTCAAGCTGATGGCAGCTGCCGCGCTGGGCCGCTGCGGTAATCCGGATGCGATGCAGTTTCTCCGCGACTCATTAAATAGCGAAGACCTAGATGTACTTCGAATTGCGGTGTGGATTTTGGGGCGGATTGGAAACGCAGCGGACATCCCGCAGATCAAAGCTCAACTGCCACGCTGCGACGATGCCATACAGAAAGCGTATGTCCATCATTCCTTGGCGGCGCTGGGCGACGCGGAGGGGCTGCGGGCCTTGGCAGCAAACTTGCACGCACCGGACCCGGCTGTGCGAACCTATGCAGCCACGTTCGCTGGGGACGCTTGGGCCACCGGCGTCGTGGATTCCCTCAAGCAGCTTCTCGATGACGAGAACGCAGACACATCTTATCGCGCGGCGCAGTCGCTATTGGTTTTGAGCGGGCCTGTGCCGGAACCGAGCGACGCTGACGTTTCAACGCTGGTGTATCAAGCCAAGCCTGAGCATCCTCGTTACACCGAGGGTTCGATCGTGGCCTTAAATGATGGTTCGCTGTTGTTTGCCGTCACCGAATTTCACGGCAGTGGCAGTGATTTTGCGCAGGCGCATGTGGTGGCACGCCAGTCCACCGATGGTGGCCGGACGTGGTCAGCGTCTCGCGTACTGCAGCCCAACACGGGCGGCATGAATGTGATGAGCGTCACCTTGCGGCGATTGGCCGATGGTTCGATTGGGATGGTCTATCTGCAGAAAAACAGTCACAGCGAGCTGACCCCGTACCTGCGAATCTCCACAGACGAAGGGGCGACGTTTGGAGAACCGGTGAAGGTGTCTACGGCCGCCGGTTACCACGTTGTCAACAACGATCGCATCACGGCTTTATCGACCGGACGTCTGTTGCTGCCCGCCGCATCGACACCAGATGTAGCGACTAACAATCACTTTCAATCGCACTGCTTTCTGTCCGATGACGGGGGGAAAACGTGGCGAGATAGCAAAGGCAAGGTGGACGCGGACAAACGCGGAGCGATGGAACCGGAAGTCATCGAACTAAAGGATGGCCGCATCATGATGCTCGTCAGGACTCAGCTAGGTTATCCGGGCAAAGCGTATTCGGAGGATGGCGGAGACACCTGGGGACCAATGACGTCGCTGGGGATTCAGGGGCCAGAGGCTCCCACTACCTTGCGGCGGATTCCGTCCACGGGGGACCTGCTGTTAATCTGGAACAATACCTATGCCCCCGGAGCGGGGCATGGCGGCAAGCGAACTCCATTGACGGCGGCCATCTCGCGTGACGAAGGTGAAACGTGGACGGTGGTGGGCAACTTGGAGTCTGATTCGAGTCGCACGTTTTCGTACATCAGTCTCATCTTTGTGGGCGACCGGGCGGTAATGAGCTATTGGGACCAGGGCAAAGGCGGGTACTCGTGCCGATTTCGATCGCTGCCCGTCACTTGGTTTTATCGTTAA
- a CDS encoding sodium:solute symporter family transporter, with product MAPIDWIILLIYALSTIGLGWYFGRKQESSDEYFVGSGKMNPILIGVSLFATLLSTISYLALPGEVAGKGPSFLTNYLAYPFIYLFIAMILLPVYMRQRVTSAYELLENQLGLSIRMLGATMFLLLRLVWMSVLVYLTAKAIATMIGVGDEMVPWIVLVTGAFAITYTSLGGLRAVVITDLMQTVLLYGGALLVLGTITWNMGGFGWFPTQWQSDVWDRQQIFSWDPATRVTVFGSILSVFLWTVATAAGDQVAVQRFMATKDAKTARRAIAIQLAVGAIVGITLGLVGVALLGYYQANPELLPRDTTLRLQADELFPYFIANRLPPVITGLVVSGLFAAAMSSIDSGVNSITAVVMTDFLDRFGWKPSTQAKHLLFARLLAVAIGAVIVLSSSLIQYIPGNFLAITNKTVNLLSIPIALLFFFALFVPFSNAIGVWIATIASVSVAVLVAFSGVIFGVNPETGNDPISFQWIQPAALLTGVSVGLVACKLFSKEEPAP from the coding sequence ATGGCCCCTATTGATTGGATCATCCTGCTTATCTACGCGTTGTCGACCATTGGCCTGGGATGGTATTTTGGTCGCAAGCAAGAGAGCTCGGACGAGTATTTCGTAGGCTCGGGAAAGATGAACCCGATCTTGATCGGCGTTTCATTGTTCGCGACCTTGCTGAGCACGATCAGCTATCTGGCGCTGCCGGGTGAAGTTGCTGGAAAGGGTCCGAGTTTTCTGACTAACTACCTTGCCTACCCCTTCATCTATCTATTCATCGCGATGATTCTGTTGCCCGTTTACATGCGACAACGGGTCACGAGTGCGTACGAGCTATTGGAGAATCAGTTGGGGCTGAGCATCCGGATGCTGGGCGCAACGATGTTCCTGCTGTTGCGACTGGTTTGGATGTCGGTGTTGGTTTATCTGACCGCCAAAGCGATCGCGACGATGATCGGCGTGGGCGACGAAATGGTGCCTTGGATTGTCTTGGTCACCGGCGCCTTCGCCATCACGTACACGTCGCTAGGTGGGTTGCGTGCCGTTGTGATCACCGACCTCATGCAAACGGTGCTGCTTTACGGCGGTGCGCTGCTGGTCCTGGGGACCATCACATGGAACATGGGCGGGTTTGGCTGGTTCCCGACGCAGTGGCAATCGGACGTCTGGGATAGGCAGCAAATTTTCAGCTGGGACCCGGCGACCCGAGTGACGGTGTTTGGTTCGATATTGTCGGTATTCTTATGGACGGTTGCCACTGCGGCAGGCGATCAGGTGGCCGTGCAGCGATTCATGGCGACCAAGGACGCAAAAACGGCGCGACGAGCGATCGCAATCCAGCTAGCAGTGGGGGCGATCGTTGGAATCACCCTGGGTTTGGTAGGGGTCGCATTACTGGGATACTACCAGGCCAACCCCGAATTATTGCCACGCGACACAACGTTACGGCTCCAAGCCGACGAATTGTTTCCGTACTTCATCGCCAACCGGCTTCCCCCGGTCATCACCGGTTTGGTCGTGTCGGGATTGTTTGCCGCCGCGATGTCTAGCATCGACTCAGGCGTCAACTCAATCACTGCCGTCGTCATGACCGATTTCCTAGATCGTTTCGGATGGAAACCATCAACGCAAGCCAAGCATCTGCTGTTTGCGAGGTTGTTGGCAGTCGCAATCGGTGCCGTTATCGTTCTGTCGAGCAGTCTGATTCAGTACATTCCCGGCAACTTCTTGGCGATCACGAACAAAACCGTCAACCTGCTCTCGATCCCGATTGCATTGCTGTTTTTCTTTGCACTGTTTGTGCCTTTCTCCAACGCAATCGGCGTTTGGATTGCCACAATCGCGAGCGTTAGCGTGGCTGTGTTGGTTGCTTTCTCAGGCGTGATTTTTGGGGTGAATCCCGAAACGGGCAATGATCCCATCAGCTTTCAATGGATCCAACCAGCCGCTTTGTTAACCGGTGTCAGCGTCGGCCTCGTCGCGTGCAAACTATTTTCCAAAGAAGAACCCGCCCCATAG
- a CDS encoding sialidase family protein codes for MRLHYRASIFALSIATCLVAATAHGQQATPQGVAPGIEKPLRISPRPENGRNSEGDFIQLKDGRLLLVYTKFIGTGDHAPAELVARHSTDGGKTWSEEDMPILSRKSGETNLMSVSLLRLQDDRIALFYVQKYVGPPGTKYSQLDYILMRTSADEGATWSEPTYVVPKDEPGYRVLNNDRVIQLKSGRLVVPLAVHYLPGWSGWRNSAQIVCYLSDDNGKTWRVSTSTLESELLAQEPGVVELKSGELMMFVRSRDCQLVSHSKDGGETWSAMQRSNIAQPSASPASIERIPSTGDLLLVWNNGDDPLAAVKPTGRRPFTAAISKDEGATWQHMRNIGTDPQGWYCYTAIEFVGDHVVLGHCEYPGLNSLQITRFPVTWLYQSSDAAE; via the coding sequence ATGCGACTTCACTACCGAGCTTCGATCTTTGCTCTGTCCATCGCGACTTGCCTTGTGGCCGCGACCGCTCACGGCCAACAGGCAACGCCACAAGGCGTGGCCCCAGGGATCGAAAAACCACTGCGGATTTCCCCCCGACCTGAAAATGGCCGGAACAGCGAGGGAGATTTTATCCAACTCAAAGACGGACGACTTTTGCTCGTTTACACGAAGTTCATCGGTACCGGCGATCACGCTCCCGCCGAACTCGTGGCACGGCACTCCACAGACGGTGGCAAGACGTGGAGCGAAGAGGATATGCCGATTCTCTCACGAAAGTCGGGCGAGACGAACTTGATGTCGGTCTCCCTACTGCGTCTGCAAGATGACCGGATCGCACTGTTTTATGTCCAGAAATATGTGGGTCCGCCGGGAACAAAGTATTCACAACTCGATTATATCTTGATGCGCACCAGTGCTGACGAAGGGGCGACATGGTCGGAGCCGACCTACGTAGTGCCGAAAGACGAACCAGGCTATCGCGTGCTCAACAATGACCGCGTGATCCAGCTGAAGTCTGGTCGGCTGGTGGTTCCGCTGGCTGTTCACTATTTACCGGGCTGGTCGGGGTGGCGGAACTCGGCGCAGATCGTTTGCTACCTATCCGATGACAATGGCAAGACATGGCGCGTGAGCACCAGCACGTTGGAATCCGAACTGCTGGCCCAGGAACCCGGCGTGGTGGAATTAAAGAGCGGTGAACTGATGATGTTCGTTCGCAGTCGCGATTGTCAACTTGTCTCGCATTCCAAAGATGGTGGCGAAACGTGGTCGGCGATGCAGCGATCGAATATCGCCCAGCCGAGCGCCTCGCCGGCTTCGATCGAACGAATCCCATCAACCGGTGATTTGCTATTGGTGTGGAATAACGGCGACGACCCGCTGGCCGCAGTCAAGCCGACCGGCCGTCGCCCATTTACAGCGGCGATCTCTAAAGATGAAGGTGCCACGTGGCAGCACATGCGGAACATCGGCACCGATCCACAGGGTTGGTATTGCTACACGGCGATCGAGTTCGTTGGTGATCACGTGGTGCTAGGGCATTGCGAGTACCCCGGTTTGAATTCACTGCAAATCACTCGTTTCCCGGTCACTTGGCTGTACCAGTCAAGCGACGCCGCCGAGTGA
- a CDS encoding succinylglutamate desuccinylase/aspartoacylase family protein, with protein MTDASLFDYREFTSDCDGPRLLITAGIHGDEYLPMLAVKELIDRFDTDAELRSSLRGSLTLIPIANQAAFERGNRCGADNIDLARVFPGTPNGNPTEQLACALSDQIRRADFFVDLHTGGTELCVFPMAGYTLHSDQSILEQQRQLAVAFGLPFVWGTSAELQGRSLSLARDCGVPAIYVEYLGAHRELAEAISGAAQSRTPDHPLVAGCLNVMRHLGILPEIAEPLPAACDVVEDERPGAGHMQAGPSAPATGFLVPAVELGQSIAKGDLLAEIVTATDRTKHQVLSQQSGRVLVIRDYPRINQGEAVAVVAESVKAE; from the coding sequence ATGACAGATGCCTCGCTGTTTGACTATCGAGAATTTACCAGTGACTGCGATGGCCCCCGGTTGCTGATCACTGCTGGGATTCATGGTGATGAGTATCTGCCGATGCTGGCAGTGAAGGAATTGATCGATCGATTTGATACCGACGCTGAGCTTCGTTCGAGCCTACGCGGCAGCCTCACGTTGATTCCGATTGCCAACCAGGCGGCCTTTGAACGAGGCAATCGATGCGGTGCGGATAACATCGACCTTGCCCGCGTCTTCCCAGGAACGCCTAACGGCAATCCGACGGAGCAACTTGCCTGCGCGTTAAGTGACCAGATTCGCAGAGCCGATTTTTTCGTCGATCTGCATACCGGAGGCACCGAGCTGTGCGTCTTTCCAATGGCAGGATACACCCTGCATTCGGATCAGTCCATTTTGGAGCAACAACGTCAATTAGCGGTTGCATTTGGGTTACCGTTTGTCTGGGGAACGTCTGCCGAGTTGCAGGGACGCTCGCTATCGCTGGCTCGCGATTGTGGAGTCCCCGCGATTTATGTCGAGTACCTGGGTGCCCACCGCGAGCTCGCGGAGGCCATATCTGGGGCCGCACAATCGCGGACGCCCGATCATCCGCTGGTAGCGGGCTGCTTGAACGTGATGCGGCATCTGGGCATCTTGCCTGAAATCGCGGAACCGTTGCCTGCAGCCTGCGATGTTGTCGAAGATGAAAGACCCGGAGCGGGTCACATGCAAGCAGGACCCTCCGCACCCGCAACCGGTTTCCTTGTACCGGCCGTCGAACTAGGACAATCAATCGCGAAGGGTGATTTGCTGGCCGAGATCGTTACCGCAACCGACCGCACAAAGCATCAAGTACTATCACAGCAAAGTGGCCGAGTTCTGGTCATTCGTGACTATCCAAGAATCAATCAAGGCGAGGCCGTAGCGGTGGTTGCCGAAAGCGTTAAAGCAGAATGA
- a CDS encoding pyridoxal-phosphate dependent enzyme, whose translation MSVWNWSDRYSPIVDPGFQVTLGEGHTACVRSRRIGPALGIKNLYFKLESTNPSGSYKDRFAALAVSHMLQRNQSTCIATSSGNTGAALAAYCAAAGIRCQIAVVESAPLAKLQQMMAYGAEIQKVRGFGMDAAITNQVFDRLHQLAESPECELQISAYRLSPLGMQGVESIAFEIQAQLSSSDRSVDHVFCPAGGGGLTLATARGFLKTPARPAVHCVQPEGNDTIASRLRNRSDQATDVQCTTSISGLQVASVIDGHEVIAACRASGGTGYTVSDAETFEAQKRLAREEGVFCEPAGAVALAGALNAFRKGELAPEASVVCIVSGSGFKDGTSVERMNQHSGYQLVELEDLFQSQ comes from the coding sequence ATGAGCGTTTGGAACTGGAGTGATCGCTATTCACCAATCGTCGACCCAGGCTTTCAGGTGACACTCGGCGAAGGACACACCGCGTGCGTCCGATCCCGGCGGATTGGGCCCGCGTTGGGAATCAAAAATCTGTACTTCAAGCTCGAATCGACCAACCCCAGTGGATCGTACAAAGATCGCTTTGCGGCGCTGGCGGTCAGCCACATGCTGCAGCGTAATCAAAGCACTTGCATTGCGACATCAAGTGGAAACACCGGCGCCGCCTTGGCCGCCTATTGTGCTGCGGCAGGAATTCGATGCCAGATTGCAGTTGTCGAATCAGCCCCGCTGGCCAAATTGCAACAAATGATGGCCTATGGAGCCGAAATCCAGAAAGTCCGTGGCTTTGGGATGGACGCGGCGATTACGAATCAGGTCTTTGATCGCTTGCACCAACTTGCGGAAAGTCCTGAATGTGAATTGCAGATCAGCGCTTATCGTTTAAGTCCGTTGGGCATGCAGGGGGTCGAAAGCATCGCGTTTGAAATCCAAGCACAACTTTCTTCTTCGGATCGTTCGGTCGATCATGTCTTTTGTCCGGCAGGCGGGGGCGGATTGACGTTGGCAACGGCTCGCGGCTTCCTGAAAACTCCCGCAAGACCCGCCGTGCATTGTGTTCAGCCGGAAGGGAACGACACGATCGCCAGCCGGTTGCGCAATCGCAGCGATCAAGCCACCGACGTGCAGTGCACCACCTCGATCAGCGGTTTGCAAGTGGCCTCGGTGATCGACGGCCACGAGGTGATCGCGGCCTGCAGGGCATCGGGAGGCACCGGATATACCGTCAGTGATGCCGAAACGTTTGAAGCTCAAAAGCGGCTGGCGCGAGAAGAGGGCGTCTTCTGCGAACCTGCGGGTGCGGTTGCACTAGCGGGAGCTCTGAACGCGTTCCGCAAGGGCGAACTGGCGCCCGAGGCGTCTGTCGTCTGCATTGTTTCGGGCAGTGGATTCAAAGATGGCACCTCCGTTGAACGCATGAACCAGCATAGCGGCTATCAGCTTGTCGAGCTGGAGGATCTTTTCCAATCACAGTAG